In Cyanobium sp. Tous-M-B4, a single genomic region encodes these proteins:
- a CDS encoding PAS domain S-box protein: MRHLNGWLGPFAQNLPMGAVRSKLEIEQILATEQSQPESTAASVQPTIESLQNGDSPFVLADSLGQVVSINQAFEQTYGWTEDQLRGQSLSLILPGAFQMSHQLGFSRFQATEQSTILAHPLRLKTVCADGSEVVSEHFILGEKRESGWVFGATLTPLPGCAETDA, from the coding sequence TTGCGGCACCTAAACGGTTGGCTCGGCCCGTTTGCGCAAAATTTGCCTATGGGCGCCGTAAGATCAAAACTAGAGATTGAGCAAATTTTGGCTACCGAACAGTCACAGCCTGAGAGCACTGCGGCTTCGGTTCAACCCACTATTGAATCCCTGCAGAACGGAGATAGCCCCTTTGTCTTGGCTGATTCCCTAGGGCAAGTGGTTTCGATTAACCAGGCATTCGAGCAGACCTACGGCTGGACTGAAGATCAGTTGCGCGGTCAATCCCTGAGCTTGATCTTGCCGGGTGCTTTTCAGATGTCTCACCAGTTGGGATTTTCCCGCTTCCAAGCCACGGAGCAATCCACCATTCTTGCCCACCCGTTGCGCCTAAAAACCGTCTGCGCCGACGGTAGTGAGGTGGTGTCCGAACATTTCATCTTGGGAGAAAAGCGCGAGTCTGGCTGGGTTTTTGGGGCCACCCTCACCCCCTTGCCAGGCTGCGCGGAGACTGATGCCTGA
- the mfd gene encoding transcription-repair coupling factor, with protein MPLTALVRQLQQVPLTGEVLLRLQRADRLRLSGAGRSARALVSSALAGAAEAPLLVLVPTLEEAGRWAALLELMGWNSCQLYPTSEGSPYEPFDPTSEITWGQLQVLSELLDTPRRLAIVATERALQPHLPPPETLQAQCLSLRKGDTIDLEQLATTLSRLGYERVPTIEQEGSWSRRGDIVDVFPVSAELPVRLELFGEELEKLREFDPASQRSLDAIEVVRLTPTGYGPLIADALRESMPDGLEQMLSPEALEQLLEGGTPEGMRRLMGLAWQQPASLLDYLPPHTLIAIDERRHCLSHGQQWFDHACDHYADVVQELELEASAAPTILPPLLHRPAADALEQAEVFAGFDLAELHETDQHPNSFDLASRSVPAYPNAFGKLAGLVKGFVAEKATVWLLSAQPSRAVALLEEHDCVTRFVPNPADFPAIDRLVEQATPVALKTKGTAELEGLQLPAWRLVLVTDREFFGQHALAASGYVRRRRKAASRTVDPGKMQPGDFVVHRNHGVGKFLKLEKLAIGGESRDYLVVQYADGLLRVAADQLGSLGRYRASTDAPPDLNRMGGTAWAKAKERAKKAVRKVAVDLVKLYAERHQAPGFAFPADGPWQHELEDSFPYEPTPDQVKAIADVKRDMEQPQPMDRLVCGDVGFGKTEVAIRAIFKAVTAGKQVAMLAPTTVLAQQHWRSLSERFAPYPMKVSLLNRFRTTAERKTILEGLGEGTVDVVVGTHQLLSKSTGFKQLGLLVVDEEQRFGVNQKEKIKALRKDVDVLTLSATPIPRTLYMSLSGVREMSLITTPPPLRRPIKTHLAALDEEAVRSAIRQELDRGGQIFYVVPRVEGIEDVASGLRLMIPGLRLLVAHGQMAEGELESAMVAFNAGEADLMLCTTIVESGLDIPRVNTILIEDAHKFGLAQLYQLRGRVGRSGIQAHAWLFYPGNASLSEAARQRLRAIQEFAQLGSGYQLAMRDMEIRGVGNLLGVEQSGQMETIGFDLYMEMLQESLAEIQGQDIPVVEDTQIDLPVTAFIPGDWITENDEKIAAYRAAAACGGKEELLELATGWVDRYGAIPAPVISLLQLMELKLVAKRCGFSRIKPEKPNIALETPMEEPAFRLLRQGLPQHLHGRLVFQPGSGATAKVLARGLGVLPAEKQLEELMGWLNQMAEQIPGSDGLTEAQRREQLKARNEEVLAV; from the coding sequence ATGCCCCTCACCGCCCTGGTGCGCCAGCTGCAGCAGGTGCCCCTCACCGGCGAGGTATTGCTGCGGCTGCAGCGGGCCGACCGCCTGCGGCTCAGTGGGGCAGGGCGCAGTGCGCGGGCCCTGGTGAGCAGCGCCCTGGCTGGTGCTGCCGAGGCGCCCTTGCTGGTGCTGGTTCCCACCTTGGAGGAAGCGGGCCGCTGGGCAGCGCTGCTGGAGCTAATGGGGTGGAACAGCTGCCAGCTCTACCCCACCAGCGAGGGCAGCCCTTACGAGCCCTTTGACCCCACCAGCGAAATCACCTGGGGCCAGTTGCAGGTGCTCAGCGAACTGCTGGATACCCCCCGCCGCCTGGCAATCGTGGCAACGGAAAGGGCCCTGCAGCCGCACCTGCCGCCCCCTGAAACCCTGCAGGCCCAGTGCCTGAGCCTGCGCAAGGGCGACACGATCGACCTTGAACAACTCGCCACCACCCTCAGCCGGCTGGGCTACGAACGGGTGCCCACCATCGAGCAGGAGGGCAGCTGGAGCCGACGCGGCGACATCGTTGATGTGTTTCCGGTGAGTGCGGAGCTGCCCGTGCGGCTGGAGCTGTTTGGCGAAGAACTGGAGAAACTGCGGGAATTCGATCCCGCCTCCCAGCGCTCCCTAGACGCCATCGAGGTGGTGCGGCTCACACCCACCGGCTACGGCCCCCTGATCGCCGATGCCCTGCGCGAGTCGATGCCGGATGGGCTCGAGCAAATGCTCAGCCCCGAGGCCCTCGAGCAGCTGCTGGAAGGAGGCACCCCGGAGGGGATGCGGAGGCTGATGGGCCTGGCTTGGCAGCAGCCGGCCTCCCTGCTGGATTATTTGCCGCCCCACACCCTGATTGCCATCGATGAGCGGCGCCACTGCCTCTCCCATGGCCAGCAGTGGTTTGACCATGCCTGCGACCACTACGCCGATGTGGTGCAGGAGCTGGAACTAGAAGCCAGCGCAGCGCCAACCATTTTGCCGCCGCTCCTGCATCGCCCCGCGGCAGACGCCCTGGAGCAGGCGGAGGTGTTTGCCGGTTTCGATCTGGCCGAGCTGCACGAAACCGACCAGCACCCCAACAGCTTTGACCTGGCCTCCCGCTCGGTGCCGGCATACCCCAATGCCTTCGGCAAGCTGGCCGGCCTGGTGAAGGGCTTTGTGGCCGAAAAAGCCACGGTCTGGCTGCTGTCGGCCCAGCCCTCGCGGGCGGTAGCCCTGCTGGAGGAACACGACTGCGTCACTCGCTTCGTGCCCAATCCCGCCGACTTTCCGGCCATCGACCGACTGGTGGAGCAGGCCACGCCGGTGGCCCTGAAAACCAAGGGCACCGCCGAGCTCGAAGGGCTGCAGCTACCGGCCTGGCGGCTGGTGCTGGTCACCGACCGAGAGTTCTTTGGCCAGCACGCCCTGGCCGCCAGCGGCTACGTGCGCCGGCGCCGCAAGGCCGCCAGCCGCACCGTGGATCCGGGCAAGATGCAGCCGGGCGATTTCGTGGTGCATCGCAACCACGGCGTCGGCAAGTTTCTGAAGCTGGAAAAGCTGGCGATCGGCGGCGAATCCCGCGATTACCTGGTGGTGCAGTACGCCGACGGTCTATTGCGGGTTGCGGCAGACCAGCTGGGCAGCCTCGGCCGGTACCGCGCCAGCACCGATGCGCCTCCAGACCTCAACCGCATGGGTGGCACGGCCTGGGCCAAGGCCAAGGAGCGCGCCAAAAAGGCCGTGCGCAAGGTGGCGGTGGATCTGGTCAAGCTCTACGCCGAGCGCCACCAGGCACCGGGCTTCGCCTTCCCCGCCGACGGCCCCTGGCAACACGAGCTCGAAGACTCCTTCCCCTACGAGCCCACCCCCGACCAGGTGAAGGCCATCGCCGATGTGAAGCGGGATATGGAGCAGCCCCAGCCGATGGACCGGCTGGTGTGCGGCGACGTGGGCTTTGGCAAAACCGAGGTGGCGATCCGGGCGATCTTCAAGGCGGTCACGGCGGGCAAGCAGGTGGCGATGCTGGCCCCCACCACGGTGCTGGCGCAGCAGCACTGGCGCTCCCTTTCGGAGCGCTTTGCGCCCTACCCGATGAAGGTGAGCCTGCTAAACCGCTTCCGCACCACCGCCGAACGCAAAACAATCCTGGAAGGATTGGGCGAGGGCACGGTTGATGTGGTGGTGGGCACCCACCAACTGCTCTCCAAAAGCACCGGCTTCAAGCAGCTGGGTCTGCTGGTGGTGGATGAGGAGCAGCGCTTTGGCGTCAACCAGAAAGAAAAGATCAAGGCGCTGAGAAAAGACGTAGACGTGCTGACCCTTTCAGCCACGCCGATCCCCCGCACCCTCTACATGAGCCTTTCCGGCGTGCGGGAGATGAGCCTGATCACCACACCACCACCGCTGCGCCGGCCAATCAAGACCCACCTGGCCGCCCTTGACGAGGAGGCGGTGCGCAGCGCCATCCGCCAGGAGCTCGACCGCGGCGGCCAGATCTTTTACGTGGTGCCGAGGGTGGAGGGTATCGAAGACGTGGCCTCTGGCCTGCGGCTAATGATCCCGGGCCTGCGACTGCTGGTCGCCCACGGCCAGATGGCAGAAGGCGAGCTGGAGAGCGCCATGGTGGCCTTCAACGCCGGCGAGGCCGACCTGATGCTCTGCACGACGATCGTGGAGAGCGGCCTCGACATCCCGCGGGTGAACACGATCCTGATCGAGGACGCCCACAAGTTCGGCCTGGCCCAGCTGTATCAGCTGCGGGGCCGGGTGGGTCGCAGCGGTATTCAGGCCCATGCCTGGCTCTTTTATCCAGGCAATGCCTCCCTCAGCGAAGCAGCACGGCAACGGCTGCGGGCGATTCAGGAATTCGCCCAGCTGGGTTCTGGCTACCAGCTGGCCATGCGCGATATGGAGATCCGTGGCGTCGGCAACCTGCTGGGAGTGGAGCAGAGCGGCCAAATGGAAACCATCGGCTTCGACCTTTATATGGAAATGCTGCAGGAGTCGCTGGCTGAAATCCAAGGCCAGGACATCCCAGTGGTGGAAGACACCCAGATCGACCTGCCTGTGACCGCCTTCATCCCAGGCGATTGGATCACGGAAAACGACGAGAAGATCGCCGCCTACCGGGCCGCCGCCGCGTGCGGCGGCAAGGAGGAGTTGCTGGAGCTGGCCACCGGCTGGGTGGATCGCTACGGCGCCATTCCGGCGCCGGTGATCTCGCTGTTGCAGCTGATGGAGCTGAAGTTGGTGGCCAAGCGCTGTGGCTTCTCGCGCATCAAGCCAGAAAAACCCAACATCGCCCTGGAAACCCCCATGGAGGAGCCCGCCTTCCGCCTACTGCGCCAGGGCCTGCCCCAACACCTCCATGGCCGCCTGGTGTTTCAGCCCGGATCGGGCGCCACCGCCAAGGTGCTGGCCCGGGGCCTGGGGGTGCTGCCTGCTGAGAAGCAGCTCGAGGAGCTGATGGGCTGGCTCAACCAAATGGCGGAGCAGATCCCAGGCAGCGATGGCCTCACCGAAGCCCAGCGGCGCGAGCAGCTCAAGGCCCGCAACGAAGAGGTGTTGGCGGTGTAG
- a CDS encoding DUF6737 family protein, with product MIQPASIWEMKPWWCQPWSILLTGAVVVAGSWLLLQRWWITAPAAIGVLAWWLLFLVVVPAAYQSELRAAEAEKL from the coding sequence ATGATCCAGCCTGCGTCGATTTGGGAGATGAAACCCTGGTGGTGCCAGCCTTGGAGCATCTTGCTCACCGGTGCAGTTGTGGTGGCAGGGAGCTGGTTGCTACTTCAGCGCTGGTGGATCACCGCGCCTGCAGCCATAGGGGTGCTGGCTTGGTGGCTGCTTTTTTTGGTTGTGGTGCCAGCTGCTTATCAGTCCGAACTACGGGCCGCTGAAGCTGAAAAGCTTTGA
- a CDS encoding DUF3598 family protein yields the protein MRREILLAHNSGDWHGCFIRCNGHGLEQERFKSQLSVQDQGGKVVAALTNVSSGQMRSMDFDEPPAEMQISPEGHWSLGPDRIGAWPWVSELCLVWGERRRRAVIRHGSERLESLVVVSEARPGMEEPLPPAPLQALARPALPGPGLIWSLPAALGITLQTADRRQSGVPEGVALCWQPEPGIHLEIRRRYGAYGALEP from the coding sequence ATGCGGCGTGAAATCTTGCTCGCCCACAACTCGGGCGATTGGCATGGCTGCTTCATTCGCTGTAATGGACATGGCCTGGAGCAGGAGCGCTTCAAAAGCCAGCTCTCAGTGCAAGACCAGGGCGGCAAAGTAGTGGCTGCGTTGACCAACGTCAGCAGTGGCCAGATGCGCTCAATGGATTTTGATGAGCCTCCGGCAGAAATGCAAATCAGCCCAGAGGGGCACTGGAGCCTGGGCCCCGATCGCATCGGTGCCTGGCCCTGGGTGAGCGAGCTCTGCTTGGTGTGGGGCGAGCGCCGCCGCCGCGCCGTGATTCGCCATGGCAGCGAACGGCTCGAATCGCTGGTGGTTGTAAGCGAAGCGCGGCCAGGGATGGAGGAACCATTACCTCCAGCGCCGCTGCAGGCCTTAGCTAGGCCGGCCCTCCCTGGCCCAGGCTTGATCTGGAGCCTGCCGGCAGCTTTAGGGATAACGCTCCAAACGGCGGATCGCCGGCAGTCTGGGGTGCCAGAAGGAGTAGCCCTGTGCTGGCAGCCCGAACCGGGTATCCACCTGGAAATTCGCAGGCGCTACGGCGCCTATGGCGCGCTGGAGCCCTGA